In Streptomyces sp. NBC_00569, a single genomic region encodes these proteins:
- a CDS encoding DUF6531 domain-containing protein yields the protein MGYTIPGWLDEVLDFIGINFPNVDEDDYREMADAMREFAEKFEGHGGDAHKAVSRILSSSEGWAVDAMEKHWSQVKASHLEKLPELARLFADACDVLAEIIFGMKTKAEAELAIMAASVGISAGLAVVTGGLSALIGAAEVTAMRQVVKRIIDEAVDRVVDEVLAKITEPVNAKLEAMVEDMVLDLAEGAFSVPPASGGRGHGGHGGHGGLQLASAGGSSGSGAGGGEKATRIDHFEFEDGAGKVSRHGGEMHLGAASPLSRAKGAFGRSKGRDPFTQAFDSVLHGALKGSEKALGKISKHVTETVPERVKAASKLHKHNDIGVRDKARNIHVNKGDAGGGSGHGDASGAGRKPSGLKIDSTRLSRQARPLNARETCGDPIDMASGQMILAQTDVELPGVLPLVLRRTHLSGYDAGRFFGPSWASTLDERLEANTEWGGIWWYREDGSILVYPRRPDLPGDRVQPAAGARLPLTYVTRGTAYSLTVQDPFTGLTRHFEPSLQHDGLWWLSTIEDRNGNSVAIERTDDDVPVLVVHSGGYSVQIDTHAERRRVTGLRMLTDEGSTRLRSFRYEDRGDTADTPSGQAPVTAGDLDEVRTALDAPLHFTYDAAHRITGWRDSNDTVYAYSYDDQHRVITTHGTDNILNARLTYAGPDEDGTSTVTYTDSLDHSMVYRANRRGQIIAITDPLGHTTRQQWDRHDHLLSRTDPLGRTTHWEWNDSGDLVRTQTADGATTRIAYNDLHLPVELIGPDGAQTRQGFDARGNRTLLVEPDGAVHRFTHHTTGAVASATDPHGATTTVETNAAGLPLTVTDPRGATTRGCYDLLGRAVELINPLGHVTALAWDAEGRLLSRTTPDGARESWAWDGEGNCTSHTNPLGAHTRIDYGPFDLPAARISPDGSQHHFRYDTEQRLTRVTNAQGHTWSYAYDAAGRLIAETDFDDRTTRYAYDAAGQPIARTDAAGQTATYAFDDVGQLTAKAADGRRTEYRYDAASRMTHATTPDSSLEFSYDPAGRLAAQTVDGAVLRFTYDQAGRRQSRTTPSGVVTTWTHAGADSPPRMTSSGHTIGFTYDAAGRELIRTVGEFATLTSTYGPSGRLTGQAVTTGTDHRLIQRRTYTHRADGHLTGTDDLHSGPRRFDLDTGGRVTGVRAANWSETYTYDAMGNQTAATWPTRHASPDATGPRTYTGTRLTRAGNVRYEHDALGRVTLRQKTRLSHKPDSWRYEWNAEDQLIGCTAPDNTRWRYTYDALGRRTAKLRMAPDGQRVLERTTFTWDGTTLCEQTVHTTNAPELITFTWDHDGHTPVAQTETKSLATAPQEAIDQRFFAIITDQIGTPTELIDESGTIAWRTRATLWGATTWNKNASAYTPLRFPGQYYDPETGLHYNYYRHYDPESARYLTPDPLGLPPAPNPLAYVDNPHSLSDPLGLTPCDENDVTWGDRVQYGNLGPHNRATSMHATITKDMLGGKTGPQVDPAGWESGKGYNRAHLLAAMIGGSNKDPRNFVTMHSYANSPVMRQVELQVRNAARDGEIIQYSVTPIYADDNAKIPLGVTIEAHGNNGFQMRPHGSDGDGTNIFTIWNRKR from the coding sequence ATGGGCTACACGATCCCGGGCTGGCTGGACGAGGTTCTGGACTTCATCGGGATCAACTTCCCGAATGTGGACGAGGACGACTACCGTGAAATGGCGGATGCCATGCGGGAGTTCGCGGAGAAATTCGAAGGCCATGGCGGTGACGCGCACAAGGCGGTCTCTCGGATCCTGTCCTCTTCCGAGGGCTGGGCTGTCGATGCGATGGAGAAGCACTGGAGCCAGGTCAAGGCCAGCCATCTGGAGAAACTCCCCGAGCTCGCACGTTTGTTCGCGGACGCCTGTGATGTGCTCGCGGAGATCATCTTCGGAATGAAGACCAAGGCCGAGGCCGAACTCGCCATCATGGCTGCCTCGGTGGGGATCTCGGCAGGACTCGCCGTAGTCACCGGTGGCCTGTCCGCACTGATCGGAGCAGCTGAGGTCACCGCGATGCGTCAGGTGGTCAAGAGGATCATCGACGAGGCTGTGGACCGGGTTGTGGACGAGGTCCTGGCCAAGATAACTGAGCCCGTCAACGCCAAGCTGGAGGCGATGGTCGAGGACATGGTCCTCGACCTCGCGGAGGGGGCATTCTCCGTGCCGCCCGCCAGTGGAGGCAGGGGGCACGGGGGGCATGGCGGGCACGGTGGGTTGCAGCTCGCGTCGGCTGGCGGCTCCAGCGGCAGTGGTGCCGGGGGAGGCGAGAAGGCCACCAGGATCGATCACTTTGAGTTCGAGGACGGTGCGGGGAAGGTTTCACGGCACGGCGGCGAGATGCACTTGGGTGCGGCCTCGCCGCTGTCGCGGGCCAAGGGAGCGTTCGGCCGCAGCAAGGGCCGCGACCCGTTCACACAAGCCTTCGACAGTGTCCTGCACGGTGCGCTCAAGGGCTCAGAGAAGGCCCTTGGCAAAATCTCCAAGCATGTCACCGAGACCGTCCCGGAACGTGTCAAAGCCGCCTCCAAGCTGCACAAGCACAACGACATCGGTGTCCGCGACAAGGCCCGCAACATTCACGTCAATAAGGGTGACGCGGGCGGCGGCTCAGGCCACGGCGATGCCTCCGGTGCTGGGCGCAAGCCCAGCGGGCTGAAGATCGACTCGACCAGGCTGTCGAGGCAGGCCCGCCCCCTGAATGCGCGGGAAACCTGTGGCGACCCGATCGACATGGCCAGCGGTCAGATGATCCTCGCCCAGACCGACGTAGAACTTCCCGGAGTGCTGCCGCTGGTGCTGCGCCGCACCCACCTGTCCGGATATGACGCGGGACGCTTCTTCGGCCCGTCCTGGGCTTCCACTCTCGACGAACGGCTCGAGGCCAACACTGAATGGGGCGGGATCTGGTGGTACCGCGAGGACGGTTCTATTTTGGTCTACCCGCGGCGTCCCGACCTGCCGGGCGACCGCGTTCAACCAGCCGCGGGTGCCCGCCTGCCACTGACCTACGTCACCCGCGGCACTGCCTACTCACTGACCGTACAGGACCCCTTCACGGGCCTGACCCGTCATTTCGAACCCTCCCTTCAGCACGACGGGCTGTGGTGGTTGTCCACGATCGAGGACCGCAACGGCAACAGCGTTGCCATCGAGCGCACTGATGACGACGTCCCCGTACTGGTCGTCCACTCAGGCGGCTACAGCGTCCAGATCGACACGCACGCAGAGCGCCGCCGCGTCACCGGCCTGCGCATGCTCACCGACGAAGGCTCCACGCGCCTGCGCAGCTTTCGCTACGAGGACCGGGGCGACACTGCTGACACCCCCAGCGGACAGGCGCCCGTCACCGCGGGCGACCTGGACGAGGTGCGCACCGCGCTGGATGCTCCGCTCCACTTCACCTACGACGCGGCTCACCGCATCACCGGCTGGCGCGACAGCAACGACACGGTCTACGCCTACAGCTACGACGACCAGCACCGCGTCATTACCACCCACGGCACCGACAACATTCTCAACGCGCGCCTGACCTATGCCGGCCCAGATGAGGACGGCACCAGCACCGTCACATACACCGACTCCCTGGACCACTCCATGGTCTATCGCGCCAACCGGCGCGGCCAGATCATCGCCATCACCGATCCGCTCGGCCACACCACCCGACAGCAATGGGACCGCCACGACCATCTCCTCTCCCGAACCGACCCCCTGGGCCGCACCACCCACTGGGAGTGGAACGACTCCGGCGACCTGGTCCGAACACAGACAGCCGACGGCGCCACCACCCGCATCGCCTACAACGACCTGCACCTGCCGGTGGAACTGATAGGCCCCGACGGCGCTCAGACCCGGCAGGGATTCGACGCCCGCGGCAACCGCACACTCCTGGTCGAACCCGACGGCGCCGTCCACCGCTTCACCCATCACACCACCGGAGCCGTCGCGAGTGCCACCGACCCGCACGGCGCCACCACCACCGTGGAGACCAACGCTGCCGGGCTGCCCCTCACGGTCACTGACCCGCGCGGCGCGACCACCCGGGGCTGCTACGACCTCTTGGGCCGCGCCGTCGAACTCATCAACCCGCTCGGGCACGTGACCGCCCTGGCCTGGGACGCCGAAGGGCGACTGCTGAGTCGCACCACACCAGATGGTGCCCGTGAGTCGTGGGCCTGGGACGGGGAGGGAAACTGCACGAGCCATACGAACCCGCTCGGCGCGCACACTCGCATCGACTACGGTCCCTTCGACCTGCCGGCAGCCCGCATCTCCCCGGACGGCTCGCAGCACCACTTCCGCTACGACACCGAGCAGCGCCTCACCCGCGTCACCAACGCTCAAGGCCACACCTGGAGTTACGCCTACGACGCGGCGGGGCGTCTGATCGCTGAGACCGATTTCGATGACCGCACCACCCGCTACGCTTATGATGCGGCCGGCCAGCCCATAGCCCGCACCGACGCCGCCGGTCAGACCGCCACCTATGCCTTCGACGACGTCGGCCAACTGACAGCGAAAGCGGCTGACGGCCGGCGCACGGAGTACCGCTACGACGCGGCCTCTCGGATGACTCACGCCACCACCCCAGACAGCAGCCTGGAGTTCTCCTACGACCCAGCCGGCCGACTGGCCGCTCAGACGGTGGACGGCGCCGTCCTGCGCTTCACATACGACCAGGCCGGACGACGCCAGAGCCGGACCACGCCCTCAGGCGTAGTGACCACCTGGACCCATGCCGGGGCGGACAGCCCACCACGCATGACCTCATCCGGCCACACCATCGGCTTCACCTACGACGCAGCCGGCCGGGAACTCATCCGCACCGTCGGCGAGTTCGCCACCCTCACCAGCACCTACGGACCCTCAGGCCGCCTGACCGGCCAGGCCGTCACCACCGGCACCGACCACCGCCTGATCCAGCGCAGGACCTACACCCATCGCGCCGACGGCCACCTCACCGGCACCGACGACCTCCACTCCGGCCCGCGCCGCTTCGACCTCGATACAGGCGGGCGGGTCACCGGCGTGCGTGCTGCGAACTGGAGCGAGACCTATACCTACGACGCGATGGGCAACCAGACAGCCGCTACCTGGCCCACACGGCATGCCAGCCCGGACGCCACAGGGCCACGCACCTACACCGGCACCCGCCTCACCAGAGCCGGCAACGTCCGCTACGAACACGACGCCCTGGGCCGCGTCACCCTTCGCCAGAAAACCCGGCTCTCCCACAAGCCCGACAGCTGGCGCTATGAATGGAACGCAGAAGACCAACTGATCGGCTGCACAGCCCCGGACAACACACGCTGGCGCTACACGTACGACGCTCTGGGCCGACGCACCGCCAAACTCCGAATGGCCCCAGACGGCCAGAGAGTCCTGGAGCGCACCACGTTCACGTGGGACGGCACCACCCTGTGCGAACAGACCGTCCACACCACGAACGCCCCGGAACTCATCACCTTCACCTGGGACCACGACGGCCACACCCCCGTCGCCCAGACGGAGACCAAATCCCTTGCCACCGCACCGCAAGAAGCCATCGACCAACGCTTCTTCGCCATCATCACCGATCAGATCGGCACCCCCACCGAACTGATCGACGAGTCAGGCACCATCGCCTGGCGCACCCGCGCCACCCTCTGGGGCGCCACCACCTGGAACAAGAACGCCTCCGCCTACACCCCCCTGCGCTTTCCCGGCCAGTACTACGACCCCGAAACGGGCCTGCACTACAACTACTACCGCCACTACGACCCCGAGTCAGCCCGCTACCTCACCCCAGACCCGCTCGGACTGCCCCCTGCTCCCAATCCACTCGCCTACGTCGACAACCCGCACTCACTCAGCGACCCGCTCGGGCTCACCCCCTGCGACGAGAACGACGTCACCTGGGGCGACCGGGTCCAATACGGCAACCTCGGCCCGCACAACCGTGCTACGTCGATGCACGCCACCATCACCAAGGACATGCTCGGCGGCAAAACCGGCCCACAGGTCGACCCGGCCGGCTGGGAATCCGGTAAGGGATACAACCGCGCCCACCTACTCGCAGCCATGATCGGCGGATCCAACAAAGACCCGCGCAACTTCGTCACCATGCACAGCTACGCCAACTCGCCCGTCATGCGGCAGGTCGAACTGCAGGTCCGCAACGCCGCCAGAGACGGTGAGATCATCCAGTACAGCGTGACGCCCATCTACGCCGACGACAATGCGAAAATTCCCCTCGGTGTGACCATCGAGGCCCACGGCAACAACGGCTTCCAGATGCGTCCGCACGGCAGTGACGGCGATGGAACCAACATCTTCACGATCTGGAACCGCAAGCGGTGA
- a CDS encoding peptidoglycan-binding domain-containing protein encodes MVGDTGVGVKQAQCLSNAWGGEPPKLTLDGVFDSVMLKKIEWIQGCHGLPASGIIEDRTWQVLYHPALDCYNPYPEQPIAPRMGEDVASLVRMSGDNHRANVASALIGRPRRVQPQTRYWAAQIPKSAPRWASASWIPTVWPPSSWFTSHATDGEGQLAFPIRRISKRSVSPPSHGRCGTRGQAAGTDPTGSVSGSLR; translated from the coding sequence ATGGTCGGGGACACCGGGGTGGGGGTAAAGCAGGCTCAGTGCTTGAGCAACGCGTGGGGAGGCGAGCCGCCCAAGCTCACCCTCGACGGGGTCTTTGACTCGGTCATGCTGAAGAAGATCGAGTGGATCCAGGGGTGCCACGGTCTCCCGGCGAGCGGCATCATCGAGGACCGCACCTGGCAAGTGCTCTACCACCCGGCCCTGGACTGCTACAACCCCTATCCTGAGCAGCCGATTGCCCCCCGAATGGGCGAGGACGTCGCGAGCCTGGTGAGGATGTCGGGCGACAACCATCGCGCGAACGTCGCGTCTGCCCTGATTGGCCGTCCTAGACGGGTGCAACCACAAACTCGGTACTGGGCAGCACAGATTCCGAAATCCGCTCCGCGCTGGGCGTCCGCGAGCTGGATCCCGACAGTGTGGCCACCGTCGTCGTGGTTCACCTCGCATGCGACGGATGGGGAAGGCCAGTTGGCCTTCCCCATCCGTCGCATTTCGAAGCGGTCAGTTAGTCCGCCATCTCATGGGCGGTGCGGAACTCGTGGTCAGGCTGCGGGAACTGATCCCACAGGATCTGTGAGCGGATCTCTCCGCTGA
- a CDS encoding GYD domain-containing protein, which produces MPKFLIQATYTPEGTKGLLKEGASSRRAAVDHVVTNLGGQVEAMYFAFGEDDIVLIVDFPDPVSMAAVSLTVKASGALHTRATPLLTLDEIDEAARQQVAFRSPGT; this is translated from the coding sequence ATGCCGAAGTTCCTCATCCAGGCCACCTACACGCCCGAGGGCACCAAGGGTCTGCTCAAGGAAGGCGCGAGTAGCCGTCGCGCCGCCGTCGACCATGTCGTCACCAACCTCGGCGGGCAGGTCGAGGCCATGTACTTCGCCTTCGGGGAGGACGACATCGTACTTATCGTCGACTTCCCCGACCCGGTCTCCATGGCCGCCGTCAGCCTCACCGTCAAAGCCAGCGGAGCCCTCCACACCCGGGCCACCCCTCTCCTCACCCTCGACGAGATCGACGAGGCCGCCCGTCAGCAAGTCGCCTTCCGTTCCCCCGGCACGTGA
- a CDS encoding SMI1/KNR4 family protein: protein MNPDLTQLTELLPRPHGSGQVPDWNAAESTLQSALPGDYKELIEAYGGGGFIDGYLLLLEPGCRNDVYDLIKISAEREEANDSLWQFEDKPAELEAEGSRLICWATTDNGEYLYWLMQPGDDPDTRPILINDESGEEWERYDMTVTRFLVGELSGEIRSQILWDQFPQPDHEFRTAHEMAD from the coding sequence ATGAACCCCGACCTGACCCAGCTCACCGAGCTGCTGCCGCGGCCCCACGGCAGCGGCCAGGTTCCGGACTGGAACGCCGCCGAAAGCACCCTGCAGAGCGCGCTGCCCGGGGACTACAAGGAACTCATCGAAGCCTACGGAGGCGGCGGCTTCATCGACGGCTACCTGCTGCTCCTGGAGCCGGGATGCCGCAATGACGTCTACGACCTGATCAAGATCTCGGCGGAACGCGAGGAGGCCAACGACTCCCTGTGGCAGTTCGAGGACAAGCCGGCCGAGCTGGAGGCCGAGGGCAGCCGCCTGATCTGCTGGGCAACCACGGACAACGGCGAGTACCTGTACTGGCTCATGCAGCCGGGTGACGACCCCGACACCCGCCCTATCCTGATCAACGACGAGTCCGGCGAGGAGTGGGAGCGATACGACATGACCGTGACCCGCTTCCTCGTCGGGGAACTCAGCGGAGAGATCCGCTCACAGATCCTGTGGGATCAGTTCCCGCAGCCTGACCACGAGTTCCGCACCGCCCATGAGATGGCGGACTAA